From Zavarzinella sp., one genomic window encodes:
- a CDS encoding glycosyltransferase family 39 protein — protein MNNSVKQDVDEIATMDAPKKLWEWGPYFWQNVLFPCKNETQALSRVKLTSIVLLVILPGLLLYPTISYYLLEPDEGRYAQIPREMVLTGDWVVPHLQGEPYLDKPPLFYWLVAISYHIFGVSEAAARLIPAIAVHLTILCIYLIGRRSLGERAALWGALLLTVIPGFTGVARLLVLDGLLTFFVTLGLLSIYESIRTPQFRRFWWYLGATAVGAGILTKGPIPLLLILPVVIAYRWISGNATSIPRKHLLGAAAILCIINFPWYFAIYLREPVFLRYFFWEHNILRFIKPFDHLEPVWFYLPIVVGSVATVVLFPLIYFRQWIFRAVDETPYRTKEHGFFLMAGLWCIFFFSMSGCKLPTYILPAFPPLMLALGHFLVLSGRHRTKLVQGGTTFAWIFLAFAIHVVVPWYAELRSPMGPQNVAQRLQRADDEKVYCFPRNVDSVAFYTGRNDLQSLRSKHSQKLVMAIENDGKALVLFTHSHSLETFKQVLPPHMKVTEAMPARHQGTGFRWLDGLIGETPWGLCDIAVVERIDNK, from the coding sequence GTGAACAATTCTGTGAAACAGGATGTGGATGAGATTGCTACCATGGATGCACCGAAAAAATTGTGGGAATGGGGTCCGTATTTCTGGCAGAATGTACTGTTTCCATGCAAAAATGAAACGCAAGCACTTAGCAGGGTAAAACTTACGTCAATTGTGCTGTTGGTCATTCTGCCTGGATTGTTACTTTACCCAACGATTTCTTACTATTTGTTAGAGCCTGATGAAGGTCGATATGCCCAAATCCCCCGTGAAATGGTACTCACAGGTGATTGGGTGGTGCCGCACCTGCAAGGAGAACCATATCTTGATAAACCCCCACTGTTTTACTGGTTGGTGGCTATCAGTTACCACATTTTTGGTGTTTCTGAAGCGGCTGCCCGCCTGATTCCAGCAATTGCAGTCCATCTGACCATATTGTGCATTTATTTGATCGGTCGCAGGAGTCTGGGTGAGCGAGCTGCACTGTGGGGAGCATTGCTACTAACGGTAATACCAGGTTTTACTGGTGTTGCTCGATTGCTGGTCCTGGATGGTCTGTTAACTTTTTTCGTAACCCTAGGACTGTTAAGCATTTACGAAAGTATCCGCACACCACAGTTTCGTCGGTTCTGGTGGTATCTGGGTGCCACCGCAGTGGGAGCAGGAATTCTCACGAAAGGCCCAATTCCGCTGCTACTCATCCTTCCCGTGGTAATTGCCTATCGATGGATCAGTGGCAACGCTACTTCAATCCCACGCAAACATTTGCTGGGTGCGGCAGCAATCCTGTGCATCATCAACTTTCCCTGGTATTTCGCGATTTACTTGCGTGAGCCAGTATTTTTGCGGTATTTCTTCTGGGAACACAATATTCTCAGATTCATTAAGCCGTTTGATCATCTTGAGCCGGTTTGGTTTTACCTGCCAATTGTGGTAGGCAGCGTAGCGACTGTAGTTCTGTTTCCGCTGATTTATTTTCGTCAGTGGATCTTTCGCGCGGTTGATGAAACTCCTTATCGCACCAAAGAGCATGGATTTTTTCTGATGGCTGGGTTGTGGTGCATTTTCTTTTTTTCGATGTCCGGATGTAAGTTGCCCACCTATATACTGCCCGCCTTCCCACCGTTAATGTTGGCACTTGGGCATTTTCTGGTACTTTCTGGCCGCCACCGTACAAAACTGGTTCAGGGCGGCACCACCTTTGCGTGGATCTTTCTGGCATTTGCTATCCACGTCGTGGTGCCGTGGTACGCCGAATTACGTTCACCAATGGGCCCGCAGAACGTTGCCCAGCGTTTGCAGCGTGCGGATGATGAAAAAGTTTATTGTTTTCCGCGAAATGTCGATTCCGTGGCTTTTTACACAGGGCGCAATGATCTACAAAGTTTGCGATCGAAGCATTCTCAAAAACTGGTCATGGCAATTGAAAACGATGGCAAAGCATTGGTTCTCTTCACCCACAGTCATTCATTAGAAACCTTTAAGCAAGTCTTACCACCGCACATGAAAGTGACGGAAGCGATGCCTGCCCGCCACCAGGGCACTGGCTTTCGCTGGTTGGATGGTTTGATCGGTGAAACCCCCTGGGGACTGTGTGATATTGCAGTGGTGGAGCGTATTGATAACAAGTAG
- the glgX gene encoding glycogen debranching protein GlgX encodes MTNNFGQANFTIRRGHPLPMGVSELAEGLNFVIHSRHATQVVLYIQPLTGDDRPLLHVELDVDTNRTGAHWHVQIVGLPTSGFRYSWLIDGPLGTFHRFDPTQHLVDPYAAILSDASGWGTTCEVDRHSTNRRGIYIPAIHFDWQDDIRPNTPMPDSIVYELHVRGFTCHPSAGVAHPGTFAGLVEKIPYLKKLGITAVELLPIHEFDECDCPFQNPETGEYNRNYWGYNSLAFFAPKAAYAATAAQHGQFHEFRDMVKAFHDAGIEVWLDVVFNHTGEADDRGRTFSFRGLDNSIYYMLTKDGRYQNFTGCGNTVNCNHPIVRNMILDCLRFWVGEMHIDGFRFDLASIFGRDADGNVINHPPIVEMITEDGLLRDTKLVAEPWDAVGLQHVGNFPYGSRWSEWNDHYRDQIRQFWRGDFGTLPLLATRICGSSDLYQWNGRNPCHSVNFITSHDGFTLNDLVSYNHKHNMANGEQNRDGMNENYSWNCGIEGETSDEQILRLRTRQAKNFFATLMLSQGVPMFVAGDEFLRTQQGNNNAWCQDNEFSWVDWNLTEKNSGMLRFVQEMIQFRKRHPVLRRNSYFRGELSTVKMPSSIAIDPKAEKLPSPPQPSSLPRQADIHWHGLEPYQPEFSAYSRMIAYSLDGRFSGREDILGNQPDHDLYVAINGDDTAHAFRIPPSPQGFSWKRIVDTALDSPNDILAESSEELIAVDARYVVAAYSLIVLISDQQND; translated from the coding sequence TTGACTAACAATTTCGGACAGGCGAACTTTACTATTCGACGTGGGCACCCACTGCCGATGGGGGTCAGTGAGTTAGCTGAAGGGCTGAATTTTGTCATTCATAGTCGACACGCAACCCAGGTTGTGCTGTATATCCAGCCATTAACCGGAGACGATCGGCCACTATTGCATGTGGAATTGGATGTAGATACAAATCGTACAGGCGCCCATTGGCATGTGCAGATCGTTGGTCTGCCCACAAGTGGTTTTCGCTATAGCTGGCTGATCGACGGCCCGCTGGGCACATTTCACCGATTTGATCCCACCCAGCACCTTGTAGATCCTTACGCAGCAATCCTTTCTGATGCATCAGGCTGGGGCACCACCTGTGAAGTCGATCGCCATTCGACAAATCGCCGTGGAATTTACATTCCGGCGATACATTTCGACTGGCAGGATGATATTCGTCCGAATACACCAATGCCGGACAGCATTGTGTATGAACTTCATGTGCGTGGTTTTACGTGCCATCCGAGTGCCGGGGTTGCCCACCCGGGAACGTTTGCTGGTTTGGTTGAAAAAATTCCATACCTAAAGAAGCTTGGTATCACAGCAGTAGAACTGCTGCCAATCCATGAATTTGACGAGTGCGACTGCCCTTTTCAGAACCCGGAAACTGGCGAATACAACAGAAACTATTGGGGTTACAATTCACTGGCATTTTTCGCACCAAAAGCAGCTTACGCTGCTACAGCTGCACAGCACGGCCAGTTTCATGAATTCCGAGATATGGTGAAGGCGTTTCACGATGCAGGGATAGAAGTGTGGCTGGATGTTGTTTTCAATCACACTGGGGAAGCGGATGACCGCGGCCGCACATTTTCTTTTCGTGGGCTCGATAATTCCATCTATTACATGCTGACCAAAGATGGTCGATATCAGAATTTCACTGGTTGTGGAAATACGGTTAATTGCAACCACCCCATTGTGCGCAATATGATCCTCGATTGTCTGCGTTTCTGGGTTGGAGAAATGCATATTGATGGGTTCCGATTTGATCTCGCCAGTATTTTCGGGCGAGATGCGGATGGGAATGTTATTAACCACCCACCGATTGTGGAAATGATTACGGAAGATGGCCTGTTGCGCGATACGAAATTAGTTGCTGAGCCGTGGGATGCGGTGGGACTGCAGCACGTTGGCAATTTTCCATACGGTTCCCGCTGGAGTGAATGGAACGATCATTATCGGGATCAAATTCGCCAATTCTGGCGGGGAGATTTCGGAACTTTACCACTGCTTGCCACTCGGATCTGTGGAAGTAGTGATCTTTATCAATGGAATGGCCGTAACCCTTGTCATAGTGTGAATTTTATCACCTCCCACGATGGTTTTACCTTAAATGATCTGGTGAGCTACAACCATAAACACAATATGGCCAACGGAGAGCAGAACCGGGATGGGATGAATGAAAACTATTCATGGAACTGTGGCATTGAAGGAGAAACCAGTGATGAGCAGATTTTGCGATTGAGAACCCGCCAGGCAAAGAACTTTTTTGCTACCTTGATGCTGTCACAAGGAGTACCGATGTTCGTGGCTGGTGATGAGTTTTTACGCACCCAGCAAGGAAATAATAATGCCTGGTGCCAGGATAATGAATTCAGTTGGGTTGACTGGAATCTCACAGAAAAAAATTCTGGCATGCTGCGCTTTGTTCAGGAGATGATTCAGTTTCGCAAAAGACATCCTGTGTTGCGTAGAAATTCATACTTTCGGGGAGAATTATCTACTGTAAAAATGCCTTCTTCCATAGCAATCGACCCAAAAGCAGAAAAACTCCCATCACCACCACAACCAAGTAGTCTCCCACGTCAGGCGGATATCCACTGGCACGGACTGGAACCATATCAACCCGAATTCAGTGCTTACTCAAGGATGATCGCATATTCTCTGGATGGGCGATTTTCAGGCAGAGAAGATATTCTTGGAAATCAGCCAGATCACGATTTATACGTGGCTATTAATGGCGATGACACTGCCCACGCATTCCGCATCCCACCATCACCACAAGGATTTTCCTGGAAGAGAATTGTCGATACGGCCCTGGATTCACCCAACGATATCCTTGCTGAAAGCAGTGAAGAATTGATCGCTGTGGATGCTCGTTATGTGGTTGCAGCATACTCTTTGATTGTGTTGATTTCAGATCAACAGAATGATTGA
- a CDS encoding alkaline phosphatase D family protein yields MDRTLIEQAIKAEGGLSRRLFLQYTTALASLPLFQEQVFGQVRKMTFESDPFSLGVASGDPDSKSVVLWTKLAPKPLLPDGGMPTQPVSVLWEIAEDDRMKKVVAKGEAIATPQLGHSVHVIPTGLKPDRWYWYRFHCGDASSIIGRTRTMPEKAATPNKLRFAFASCQHYEQGLYTAYEQMAKDELDLVFHLGDYIYEYPHNPKAKTVRKHSGPKDRKIQTLADYRERHAQYRADPLLNGMHALCPWFVTWDDHEFDNNYANDIQEEQRGDKKQADPVDFLVQRAAAYQAYYEMMPLRPRALPTGPDMLLYRSASFGNLADFFVLDTRQYRTDQPNKDGLKPLNEEALKKTNSLLGRKQRNWLDAGLLRSTSTWNVLAQQVMMGMVHLKSGTREGFSMDQWPGAAHERMELMKFISDRKVPNPVVLTGDIHSNWVNNLRVDDRQHDAPVVATEFVATSISSGGNGLKEIPLVDQFLKDNPCVQFLNMQRGYVRCVVTPETWTSDYVVAEDVLKPNGNVVTRASFVVEAGMPGAKKA; encoded by the coding sequence ATGGACCGAACTCTGATTGAACAAGCAATCAAAGCAGAAGGTGGACTTAGCCGACGCTTATTTCTTCAATACACAACTGCGCTGGCAAGCTTGCCGTTATTCCAGGAGCAAGTTTTTGGTCAAGTGCGAAAAATGACTTTTGAATCAGATCCTTTTTCATTGGGCGTTGCTTCTGGCGATCCTGATTCAAAAAGCGTTGTTCTGTGGACGAAACTTGCTCCAAAACCATTACTACCCGATGGTGGTATGCCCACCCAGCCGGTTTCCGTGCTCTGGGAAATTGCGGAAGACGACAGGATGAAGAAGGTGGTGGCGAAAGGTGAGGCAATTGCAACACCACAACTAGGCCACTCCGTTCATGTGATTCCCACCGGTTTAAAGCCCGACCGGTGGTACTGGTATCGCTTTCATTGTGGTGATGCCAGCAGTATTATTGGACGCACCAGGACCATGCCGGAAAAAGCGGCAACTCCCAATAAACTTCGCTTTGCATTTGCTTCCTGCCAACACTACGAACAAGGACTATACACTGCCTATGAGCAAATGGCAAAAGATGAGTTGGACCTGGTGTTTCACCTGGGTGATTACATTTACGAATACCCACACAATCCCAAAGCAAAGACCGTGCGAAAGCATTCCGGACCAAAAGACAGGAAAATACAGACCCTGGCAGACTATCGAGAGCGTCATGCACAATACCGGGCAGATCCGTTATTGAATGGTATGCATGCACTGTGCCCCTGGTTTGTTACCTGGGATGATCATGAATTCGACAACAATTATGCCAATGACATTCAGGAAGAACAACGGGGTGATAAAAAGCAAGCTGATCCAGTCGATTTTCTGGTGCAGAGAGCTGCAGCTTACCAGGCTTACTACGAAATGATGCCACTGCGACCGCGTGCTCTACCCACTGGACCAGATATGTTATTGTATCGTTCAGCTTCTTTCGGAAATCTGGCCGACTTTTTTGTTCTGGACACCAGACAATATCGCACCGATCAACCCAATAAAGATGGCTTGAAACCGTTGAACGAAGAAGCCTTGAAGAAAACGAATTCTTTGCTGGGTAGAAAACAACGAAATTGGCTTGATGCAGGACTGTTGAGATCTACCTCAACATGGAATGTACTTGCTCAACAGGTAATGATGGGGATGGTGCATCTGAAATCCGGTACACGAGAAGGATTTTCAATGGATCAATGGCCGGGTGCAGCTCACGAACGAATGGAATTGATGAAATTTATTTCAGACAGAAAAGTGCCGAATCCAGTAGTACTCACGGGTGATATTCATTCCAACTGGGTTAATAATTTAAGGGTGGATGATCGACAGCACGATGCCCCAGTCGTCGCAACAGAATTTGTGGCAACGAGCATCAGTTCTGGTGGCAATGGTTTGAAAGAGATACCGCTTGTCGATCAGTTTTTGAAAGATAACCCCTGTGTACAGTTTTTGAACATGCAACGTGGCTATGTCCGATGTGTGGTTACTCCCGAAACTTGGACCAGTGATTATGTGGTTGCAGAAGATGTGCTGAAACCCAATGGTAACGTTGTTACGAGGGCGTCTTTTGTTGTAGAAGCGGGTATGCCGGGGGCGAAGAAGGCCTGA
- a CDS encoding DUF11 domain-containing protein has protein sequence MRKLYFLAGITAFVVGLVGWSTLGQARPIAQDEEMVTPGTDLFASDSDTISMPEVPKLPDFSEPERPLPKAPIINDLPPAPRPDMGSNPFVMPPATEKNVPDQLLPQPKPPVRVLEPVEDIKVPSLPETRKVPPTGIEGAIKIPAGIAEQPAKTIKVAGTEPAFATSGNGSSKSDSTISMEWLGPTALKVGQPAEYQLFVRNTCNIPLQKVVVQVRIPEGVKVESTEPKAQGPEGVLMWELGTMLAKQDHLLKMKFVAPKRGEITCQSWVTFTGSTAMKVQIREPKLMVKATVPEKALVGDPANVMLVVSNPGDYVAEGIQLVATLGDGLESARGNQLKFDVGSLGAGETRSIPIACIAKTAGKQVCSVQVQNDSGLNATDSASIEVVQPKLDLAVNGPKMRYLERKAVYTFKVTNPGNAPASNVVITELIPAGFSYVASDNGGQHDYASRTIKWFIGEIPAGQSKEVRAELLPTSIGEHSHRIIATADRGIRSNQDVTTKVEGLSALLMELVDVDDPIEINNDTAYEIRITNTGTKYENDVKLICTIPPQFRFKAAQGPVKYEIVGNEIVFENLPKLAVKADVTYKVVVTAVTKGDARFKATMTAGGLTQPVIKEESTKVYGD, from the coding sequence ATGCGAAAACTGTATTTTCTGGCTGGTATTACAGCCTTTGTAGTGGGTTTAGTTGGTTGGTCTACTTTGGGTCAGGCAAGACCAATTGCCCAAGATGAAGAAATGGTTACGCCTGGTACAGATCTGTTTGCCAGTGACAGCGATACCATTTCCATGCCGGAAGTGCCAAAATTGCCTGATTTTTCCGAACCTGAGCGACCTTTGCCAAAGGCTCCGATTATTAACGATCTCCCCCCTGCCCCACGACCGGACATGGGCTCAAATCCATTCGTGATGCCACCTGCAACTGAGAAAAATGTTCCGGACCAGCTGCTCCCACAGCCCAAACCACCGGTACGGGTACTGGAACCAGTTGAAGATATTAAAGTTCCTTCATTACCAGAAACCAGAAAAGTGCCTCCCACTGGAATTGAAGGCGCGATCAAGATTCCGGCAGGCATCGCAGAACAGCCAGCAAAAACAATTAAAGTGGCTGGCACAGAACCTGCTTTTGCCACGTCAGGCAACGGAAGTTCAAAATCCGATTCAACCATCAGTATGGAATGGCTGGGCCCCACTGCACTGAAAGTGGGTCAGCCGGCAGAATATCAACTATTTGTCCGCAATACCTGCAATATTCCATTGCAGAAAGTTGTTGTGCAAGTACGGATTCCTGAAGGAGTTAAGGTCGAAAGCACCGAACCAAAAGCACAAGGTCCCGAAGGTGTTTTAATGTGGGAATTGGGCACGATGCTGGCGAAGCAGGACCACCTGTTGAAGATGAAGTTTGTCGCACCGAAGCGGGGTGAAATCACCTGTCAGTCATGGGTAACTTTTACCGGTTCCACGGCGATGAAAGTACAGATTCGCGAACCAAAACTGATGGTGAAAGCCACTGTACCGGAAAAGGCACTGGTTGGTGATCCTGCCAATGTTATGCTGGTTGTCAGCAATCCCGGTGATTATGTGGCAGAAGGCATTCAACTTGTAGCCACGTTAGGCGACGGATTGGAAAGTGCGCGTGGTAATCAACTGAAGTTTGATGTAGGTAGTCTGGGTGCGGGTGAAACTCGCTCGATCCCTATTGCTTGTATCGCAAAAACGGCTGGCAAACAAGTTTGCTCTGTTCAGGTTCAGAATGACAGTGGTTTGAATGCCACCGATAGTGCCAGTATTGAAGTGGTACAGCCGAAACTTGATCTGGCAGTAAATGGCCCCAAAATGCGCTATCTTGAACGGAAAGCAGTTTACACCTTTAAAGTGACTAACCCAGGGAATGCTCCCGCTTCGAATGTGGTGATTACAGAACTGATTCCAGCAGGTTTCAGTTACGTTGCCTCCGATAACGGCGGGCAACACGACTATGCTTCTCGCACGATCAAGTGGTTTATTGGTGAGATTCCAGCAGGCCAGTCGAAAGAAGTACGTGCGGAACTGTTACCCACCAGCATTGGAGAACACAGCCACCGAATCATTGCCACAGCAGACCGTGGTATCCGCAGCAACCAGGATGTCACCACGAAAGTGGAAGGGCTATCTGCACTGCTGATGGAACTGGTGGATGTGGATGATCCAATTGAAATCAATAACGATACCGCTTACGAAATCCGGATCACCAACACAGGTACAAAATACGAGAACGATGTGAAGCTGATTTGTACCATCCCACCACAATTTCGGTTTAAAGCAGCCCAAGGGCCTGTGAAGTACGAAATCGTCGGTAATGAAATCGTGTTCGAAAATCTTCCCAAGTTGGCAGTGAAGGCCGATGTCACCTACAAAGTCGTGGTTACTGCTGTAACCAAGGGTGATGCCCGCTTCAAAGCAACGATGACAGCAGGCGGTCTGACCCAACCCGTAATCAAAGAAGAATCGACCAAAGTATATGGCGATTAA
- a CDS encoding WD40 repeat domain-containing protein: MKKIWLITACMIMAPTLTVGAPINEKTAQAQAVLKKHCYRCHGLEGVAEGGFNYVMDISRLVQRGKVISGKPHDSPLFKRIANGTMPPSDTKDVLSAEEKSLVEEWIAGGALPLANEAPRGRISKEQINSWILADLEQLEPRSRRFQRYLSLEHLWNAGAGEDELRTYRNALYKSINSLSWHPKIRNPIPIDRQETLFRIDLRWYLWDATLWNRILGEYPYGILEETSTARLVSVFTATRVPTIRADWFIATATRPPLYQEILQLPGNLAELERQLRVDPNINITQERVMRVAFNGSGIAKNNRVLERHDAAHGYYWRTYDFEDIPQNLIDRGLLAPDRRNVFAYPLGPGSVENTFLHAGGEAIFSLPNGLQGYYIMNDANNRLDKAPVAIVSDPKRPDRAVELGISCMGCHSTGILPKADQMHNHLLKNSKGVPKQDREIAMALYPSAKVSTAQMEEDSKQFLTALKLTGNQVTRLETTIGVTLRYEADIDASTAAAEAGMTLEDFRNQIGKHELLSRALGSLLIPGGTVSRIVWIQTFGDLVRDFKLGTLFQANQIGAALPDNTGELDPLEVTSGHLNAAVFSEGGKTAIIADANRTLRIFDVQGNRTKRSLTGHTASVWCVAHHEKTNRILSGSMDGTSRYWDADNGDTLQVLQGHSGLVSAVAFTDDGWHGLTGGIDGWVILWDLRTGKEIRRWKGPMKYIQAIAVQPRGKSALLASGRTIYHWDFDNGKVIQEYAGSSANISCVAFGKNGKHWFTGGDDGTIQQWTSGNTRATNTYRAHTGPVSSIEESANGKWLASCGSDRTVRLWHAGQQKELAVFQKHSSAVAHVNFTPTGRQTVSADRQGNVLIWNLAKWVEK; this comes from the coding sequence ATGAAGAAAATATGGTTAATTACTGCCTGCATGATAATGGCACCCACATTGACCGTGGGGGCACCAATCAACGAAAAAACCGCTCAGGCTCAGGCGGTACTGAAGAAACATTGTTACCGTTGCCATGGTTTAGAAGGTGTTGCAGAAGGCGGATTCAACTATGTGATGGATATCTCCAGACTTGTGCAACGGGGAAAAGTAATCTCCGGAAAACCCCACGACTCCCCACTGTTCAAGAGAATCGCCAATGGCACGATGCCCCCATCAGATACGAAAGATGTCCTGAGTGCGGAAGAAAAGTCGTTGGTTGAAGAATGGATCGCTGGTGGGGCACTACCGCTGGCAAACGAAGCCCCACGCGGGAGAATTTCCAAAGAACAGATTAATAGCTGGATTCTGGCAGATCTGGAACAGCTCGAACCACGTTCCAGACGATTTCAGCGATATTTATCCTTGGAACATTTATGGAATGCAGGTGCAGGTGAAGATGAGTTGCGAACTTATCGCAATGCCCTGTACAAATCGATCAATTCATTGTCCTGGCACCCAAAAATTCGCAATCCGATTCCGATTGACCGGCAGGAAACTTTATTTCGTATCGACTTACGCTGGTATCTTTGGGATGCCACATTGTGGAATCGCATTCTCGGTGAATACCCGTATGGAATTCTTGAAGAAACAAGTACGGCACGGTTAGTTTCGGTTTTCACTGCAACCAGAGTGCCAACGATTCGAGCTGATTGGTTTATTGCCACTGCCACCCGCCCACCACTCTATCAGGAGATTCTGCAATTACCTGGGAACCTGGCAGAACTGGAAAGGCAATTGCGCGTGGATCCAAACATCAATATTACCCAGGAACGGGTGATGCGGGTGGCATTCAATGGATCCGGGATTGCCAAAAACAATCGCGTGCTGGAACGACACGATGCTGCCCACGGCTACTATTGGCGAACTTATGATTTTGAAGATATTCCACAGAATCTGATTGATCGTGGGCTGTTGGCCCCGGATCGAAGGAACGTCTTTGCATACCCGCTGGGACCAGGAAGTGTGGAAAATACCTTTTTGCATGCAGGTGGGGAGGCAATTTTCAGTTTACCGAACGGCCTTCAAGGCTACTACATCATGAATGATGCTAACAATCGACTGGATAAAGCGCCTGTTGCAATTGTCAGCGATCCGAAACGACCGGATCGCGCTGTGGAACTGGGTATTTCCTGCATGGGTTGCCATAGCACGGGCATACTGCCTAAGGCAGATCAGATGCATAATCACCTGTTAAAGAACAGCAAGGGAGTACCAAAACAGGACCGAGAAATTGCGATGGCGCTATACCCTTCTGCAAAAGTTTCTACTGCTCAGATGGAAGAAGATTCTAAGCAGTTCCTGACAGCATTAAAACTAACAGGAAATCAGGTTACACGACTCGAAACGACAATTGGAGTCACCTTACGCTATGAAGCGGATATTGATGCCTCCACTGCTGCTGCGGAAGCTGGAATGACTCTGGAAGATTTTCGCAACCAGATCGGCAAACATGAATTACTCAGTCGAGCGCTCGGTTCGCTCCTAATCCCGGGTGGGACTGTTTCACGGATTGTTTGGATCCAAACATTTGGCGACCTGGTTCGCGATTTCAAGCTTGGTACACTGTTTCAGGCGAATCAAATTGGAGCAGCTCTGCCAGACAACACCGGAGAGTTGGATCCACTAGAAGTAACCTCTGGCCATTTGAACGCAGCCGTTTTCAGCGAAGGTGGCAAAACAGCCATCATTGCTGATGCAAACCGTACTTTGCGAATTTTTGATGTTCAGGGCAACCGCACCAAAAGGAGTCTGACGGGTCATACTGCTTCGGTCTGGTGCGTCGCCCACCACGAGAAAACAAACCGAATTTTATCTGGTAGTATGGATGGCACCTCCCGCTACTGGGATGCAGATAACGGTGATACTCTTCAAGTGCTTCAGGGGCATTCCGGTCTGGTAAGTGCCGTAGCCTTTACCGATGACGGCTGGCATGGACTGACAGGTGGGATTGATGGCTGGGTAATTCTGTGGGATCTTCGCACAGGTAAGGAAATCCGACGCTGGAAAGGTCCTATGAAATATATTCAAGCGATTGCGGTACAACCACGTGGAAAGTCGGCATTACTAGCGTCTGGCCGAACAATTTACCACTGGGATTTTGACAATGGTAAAGTAATTCAGGAGTATGCGGGATCCTCAGCGAACATCAGTTGTGTTGCATTTGGCAAAAACGGCAAACATTGGTTTACAGGTGGTGATGATGGAACAATCCAACAGTGGACTTCCGGCAACACTAGAGCAACGAATACCTATCGGGCACACACAGGCCCTGTTAGTTCCATTGAAGAATCCGCAAACGGCAAATGGCTGGCGAGTTGTGGCAGCGACCGCACGGTGCGGCTCTGGCATGCAGGCCAGCAAAAAGAACTTGCTGTATTTCAAAAACATTCGAGTGCGGTTGCACATGTAAACTTTACCCCCACTGGCAGGCAAACCGTCAGTGCCGACCGCCAGGGAAATGTGCTTATTTGGAATCTTGCCAAATGGGTAGAAAAATAG